In Zingiber officinale cultivar Zhangliang chromosome 8B, Zo_v1.1, whole genome shotgun sequence, a single genomic region encodes these proteins:
- the LOC122017970 gene encoding oxysterol-binding protein-related protein 1B-like isoform X1: MFTPVASDPSRVLYVISMGTREMPHPLCCISLDLVGLGARSPAPADPPPRAGEGEAGPADSVTFCGALYKWTNIRKGWRLRWFSLHDGVLSYSKIARRDLATVPSGSRVRLIGNSSSMFSSSYSRGGCGCRQPRMPVRLVQLKISSFRESKTDDRRFYIFSPKKTLHLKTDSSQDRVAWIEALISASKEFSTSKQLFFMPTDVPFSTERLKDRMRAEGLDEAFIEDCEKIIHSEFAEYLRQFKLQFEDHLNTITFHQQLEEVDVEDMTNDSEVQLTNADFSSYRHEKSIESSTTVSSDDIEKQDLDELSDEDEIFFFDANECLDDPTTNYVCKVTASDASGRISKSENNSVATEMVRRREKLPEPVEMEKCVSLWSMIKNNVGKDLSKVCLPVYFNEPLSSLQKCFEDLEYSYLLDQAYEYGKKGDSLMRILNVAAFAASGYSSCDGRVCKPFNPLLGETYEAEFPEKGVRFISEKVSHHPMLIACHCEGRGWKFWGDSNLKSKFWGQSIQLDPVGILTLEFDDGEIFQWSKVTTTIYNLIVGKVYCNHHGTMNIRGNKEFSCTLKLREQTLLDCSPRQVQGYIEDTKGLKVASLLGKWDDSMYYSLDNAIWKSKTSNLSENATLLWKRNKLPDDPTRYNLTSFAITLNELTPGLKEKLPPTDSRLRPDQRYLENGEYEKANGEKLRLEQRQRQSKKLQENGWKPRWFLRDCENGTFHYIGGYWEAREKKEWVDCTDIFGELSTATNS, encoded by the exons ATGTTCACACCGGTAGCATCGGATCCATCCCGAGTTCTCTACGTGATCTCGATGGGGACGCGGGAGATGCCACACCCTCTCTGTTGCATCTCCCTGGACCTCGTCGGTCTCGGCGCCCGCTCTCCCGCTCCGGCCGATCCGCCGCCGCGTGCCGGCGAGGGCGAGGCTGGCCCAGCCGACTCCGTCACCTTTTGCGGGGCGTTGTACAAATGGACCAACATCAGGAAGGGGTGGCGCCTCCGCTGGTTCTCCCTCCACGACGGCGTGCTCTCCTACTCCAAGATCGCCCGCCGGGACCTAGCCACCGTGCCCTCGGGAAGCCGCGTCCGCCTCATCGGAAATTCCAGTTCCATGTTCTCCTCCTCTTATTCCCGCGGCGGATGTGGCTGCCGGCAACCCCGGATGCCCGTACGACTCGTCCAACTCAAG ATCTCATCATTTCGTGAAAGTAAGACAGATGACAGAAGATTCTACATATTTTCTCCAAAAAAGACTCTTCATTTGAAGACTGATTCAAGCCAAGACCGTGTGGCCTGGATTGAAGCTTTGATTTCAGCATCAAAAGAATTTTCCACAAGTAAACAATTATTTTTCATGCCAACTGATGTTCCATTTTCAACTGAAAGGCTTAAAGATCGCATGCGAGCCGAGGGACTAGATGAAGCATTCATTGAGGACTGTGAGAAGATCATTCATTCTGAGTTTGCAGAGTACCTCAGACAATTTAAGCTTCAATTTGAAGATCACTTAAATACTATTACATTCCATCAGCAACTGGAG GAAGTTGACGTAGAAGATATGACTAATGACAGTGAAGTGCAGTTAACCAATGCTGACTTTTCCAGCTACAGACATGAAAAATCCATTG AGTCAAGTACAACAGTATCTTCTGATGATATTGAAAAACAAGATCTTGATGAGTTATCTGATGAGGATGAAATTTTCTTCTTTGATGCAAATGAGTGTCTTGATGATCCTACAACAAATTATGTATGTAAAGTAACAGCCTCAGATGCATCTGGGAGGATAtctaaatctgaaaataattctGTCGCAACAGAAATGGTTAGAAGGCGTGAGAAGTTGCCAGAGCCTGTTGAGATGGAGAAATGTGTCAGCCTATGGTCAATGATTAAAAATAATGTTGGAAAGGATCTCTCTAAAGTTTGCCTCCCTGTTTATTTTAACGAACCATTATCTTCACTTCAAAAGTGCTTTGAAGACTTGGAGTACTCTTACCTATTGGATCAAGCATATGAATATGGGAAAAAG GGGGACAGTCTCATGAGAATTCTGAATGTAGCTGCCTTTGCTGCCTCTGGATATTCTTCTTGTGATGGCCGTGTTTGCAAACCCTTCAATCCTCTGCTAGGAGAGACATATGAAGCTGAATTCCCTGAAAAAGGAGTACGCTTCATTTCTGAAAAG GTTAGTCACCATCCTATGCTCATCGCTTGCCATTGTGAAGGCAGAGGTTGGAAATTCTGGGGGGACAGCAACCTGAAGAGTAAGTTTTGGGGACAATCCATACAACTAGATCCTGTTGGTATATTAACCTTGGAATTTGATGATGGAGAAATTTTTCAATGGAGTAAG GTGACAACAACTATCTACAACCTAATTGTTGGTAAGGTGTACTGCAATCATCATGGTACAATGAATATACGTGGAAACAAAGAATTTTCTTGTACTCTAAAGCTTAGAGAACAGACACTCCTTGACTGCAGCCCTCGACAG GTGCAAGGCTATATTGAGGATACCAAAGGATTAAAAGTTGCTTCATTACTAGGAAAGTGGGATGACAGTATGTACTACTCACTTGATAATGCTATCTGGAAGTCTAAGACATCTAATTTGTCAGAAAATGCAACCTTACTGTGGAAAAGAAACAAGCTGCCTGATGATCCCACCCGATACAACTTGACGTCATTTGCAATTACATTGAATGAGCTGACACCAGGATTGAAG GAAAAGCTTCCGCCTACTGATTCAAGACTCCGGCCAGATCAGCGGTATCTTGAAAATGGAGAGTATGAAAAAGCAAATGGAGAAAAGCTGCGATTAGAGCAAAGACAGCGTCAG TCAAAGAAATTGCAAGAAAATGGGTGGAAACCAAGATGGTTTCTGAGAGACTGTGAGAATGGAACATTTCATTACATAGGCGGGTATTGGGAAGCTAGGGAGAAAAAGGAATGGGTTGATTGTACTGATATATTTGGCGAGTTATCAACTGCTACAAATTCTTAA
- the LOC122017970 gene encoding oxysterol-binding protein-related protein 2A-like isoform X2 gives MPTDVPFSTERLKDRMRAEGLDEAFIEDCEKIIHSEFAEYLRQFKLQFEDHLNTITFHQQLEEVDVEDMTNDSEVQLTNADFSSYRHEKSIESSTTVSSDDIEKQDLDELSDEDEIFFFDANECLDDPTTNYVCKVTASDASGRISKSENNSVATEMVRRREKLPEPVEMEKCVSLWSMIKNNVGKDLSKVCLPVYFNEPLSSLQKCFEDLEYSYLLDQAYEYGKKGDSLMRILNVAAFAASGYSSCDGRVCKPFNPLLGETYEAEFPEKGVRFISEKVSHHPMLIACHCEGRGWKFWGDSNLKSKFWGQSIQLDPVGILTLEFDDGEIFQWSKVTTTIYNLIVGKVYCNHHGTMNIRGNKEFSCTLKLREQTLLDCSPRQVQGYIEDTKGLKVASLLGKWDDSMYYSLDNAIWKSKTSNLSENATLLWKRNKLPDDPTRYNLTSFAITLNELTPGLKEKLPPTDSRLRPDQRYLENGEYEKANGEKLRLEQRQRQSKKLQENGWKPRWFLRDCENGTFHYIGGYWEAREKKEWVDCTDIFGELSTATNS, from the exons ATGCCAACTGATGTTCCATTTTCAACTGAAAGGCTTAAAGATCGCATGCGAGCCGAGGGACTAGATGAAGCATTCATTGAGGACTGTGAGAAGATCATTCATTCTGAGTTTGCAGAGTACCTCAGACAATTTAAGCTTCAATTTGAAGATCACTTAAATACTATTACATTCCATCAGCAACTGGAG GAAGTTGACGTAGAAGATATGACTAATGACAGTGAAGTGCAGTTAACCAATGCTGACTTTTCCAGCTACAGACATGAAAAATCCATTG AGTCAAGTACAACAGTATCTTCTGATGATATTGAAAAACAAGATCTTGATGAGTTATCTGATGAGGATGAAATTTTCTTCTTTGATGCAAATGAGTGTCTTGATGATCCTACAACAAATTATGTATGTAAAGTAACAGCCTCAGATGCATCTGGGAGGATAtctaaatctgaaaataattctGTCGCAACAGAAATGGTTAGAAGGCGTGAGAAGTTGCCAGAGCCTGTTGAGATGGAGAAATGTGTCAGCCTATGGTCAATGATTAAAAATAATGTTGGAAAGGATCTCTCTAAAGTTTGCCTCCCTGTTTATTTTAACGAACCATTATCTTCACTTCAAAAGTGCTTTGAAGACTTGGAGTACTCTTACCTATTGGATCAAGCATATGAATATGGGAAAAAG GGGGACAGTCTCATGAGAATTCTGAATGTAGCTGCCTTTGCTGCCTCTGGATATTCTTCTTGTGATGGCCGTGTTTGCAAACCCTTCAATCCTCTGCTAGGAGAGACATATGAAGCTGAATTCCCTGAAAAAGGAGTACGCTTCATTTCTGAAAAG GTTAGTCACCATCCTATGCTCATCGCTTGCCATTGTGAAGGCAGAGGTTGGAAATTCTGGGGGGACAGCAACCTGAAGAGTAAGTTTTGGGGACAATCCATACAACTAGATCCTGTTGGTATATTAACCTTGGAATTTGATGATGGAGAAATTTTTCAATGGAGTAAG GTGACAACAACTATCTACAACCTAATTGTTGGTAAGGTGTACTGCAATCATCATGGTACAATGAATATACGTGGAAACAAAGAATTTTCTTGTACTCTAAAGCTTAGAGAACAGACACTCCTTGACTGCAGCCCTCGACAG GTGCAAGGCTATATTGAGGATACCAAAGGATTAAAAGTTGCTTCATTACTAGGAAAGTGGGATGACAGTATGTACTACTCACTTGATAATGCTATCTGGAAGTCTAAGACATCTAATTTGTCAGAAAATGCAACCTTACTGTGGAAAAGAAACAAGCTGCCTGATGATCCCACCCGATACAACTTGACGTCATTTGCAATTACATTGAATGAGCTGACACCAGGATTGAAG GAAAAGCTTCCGCCTACTGATTCAAGACTCCGGCCAGATCAGCGGTATCTTGAAAATGGAGAGTATGAAAAAGCAAATGGAGAAAAGCTGCGATTAGAGCAAAGACAGCGTCAG TCAAAGAAATTGCAAGAAAATGGGTGGAAACCAAGATGGTTTCTGAGAGACTGTGAGAATGGAACATTTCATTACATAGGCGGGTATTGGGAAGCTAGGGAGAAAAAGGAATGGGTTGATTGTACTGATATATTTGGCGAGTTATCAACTGCTACAAATTCTTAA